The following are encoded together in the Rhinopithecus roxellana isolate Shanxi Qingling chromosome 5, ASM756505v1, whole genome shotgun sequence genome:
- the ISLR2 gene encoding immunoglobulin superfamily containing leucine-rich repeat protein 2 — protein sequence MFPLRALWLVWALLGGAGACPEPCACVDKYAHQFADCAYKELREVPEGLPANVTTLSLSANKITVLRRGAFADVTQVTSLWLAHNEVRTVEPGALAVLSQLKNLDLSHNFISSFPWSDLRNLSALQLLKMNHNRLGSLPRDALGALPDLRSLRINNNRLRTLAPGTFDALSALSHLQLYHNPFHCGCGLVWLQAWAASTRVSLPEPDSIACASPPALQGVPVYRLPALPCATPSVHLSAEPPLEAPGTPLRAGLAFMLHCIADGHPTPRLQWQLQIPGGTVVLEPPVLSGEDDGVGTEDGEGDGDGDLLTQTQAPTPIPAPAWPAPPATPRFLALANGSLLVPLLSAKEAGVYTCRAHNELGTNSTSVRVAVAATGPPKHAPGAGGEPDGQAPTSERKSTGKGRGNSVLPSKPEGKIKGQGLAKVSILGETETEPEEDTGEGEEAEDQILADPAEEQRCGNGDTSRYVSNHAFNQSAELKPHVFELGVIALDVAEREARVQLTPLAARWGPGPGGAGGDRRPGRRPLRLLYLCPAGGGAAVQWSRVEEGVNAYWFRGLRPGTNYSVCLALAGEACHVQVVFSTKKELPSLLVIVAVSVFLLVLATVPLLGAACCHLLAKHPGKPYRLILRPQAPDPMEKRIAADFDPRASYLESEKSYPAGGEAGGEEPEDAQGEGLDEDAEPGDPSGDLQREESLAACSLVESQSKANQEEFEAGSEYSDRLPLGAEAVNIAQEINGNYRQTAG from the coding sequence ATGTTCCCCCTTCGGGCCCTGTGGTTGGTCTGGGCGCTTCTAGGAGGGGCTGGAGCATGCCCTGAGCCGTGCGCCTGCGTGGACAAGTACGCTCACCAGTTCGCGGACTGCGCTTACAAAGAGTTGCGCGAGGTGCCAGAAGGACTGCCTGCCAACGTGACCACGCTTAGTCTGTCCGCGAACAAGATCACCGTGCTGCGGCGCGGAGCCTTCGCCGACGTCACACAGGTCACGTCGCTGTGGCTGGCGCACAATGAGGTGCGCACCGTGGAGCCAGGCGCACTGGCAGTGCTGAGTCAGCTCAAGAACCTCGACCTGAGCCACAACTTCATATCCAGCTTTCCGTGGAGCGACCTGCGCAACCTGAGCGCGCTGCAGCTGCTCAAAATGAACCACAACCGCCTGGGCTCTCTGCCCCGGGACGCACTGGGTGCGCTACCCGACCTGCGTTCCCTGCGCATCAACAACAACCGGCTGCGTACACTGGCCCCCGGCACCTTTGACGCGCTCAGCGCGCTGTCACACCTGCAACTCTATCACAATCCCTTCCACTGCGGCTGTGGCCTTGTGTGGCTGCAGGCCTGGGCCGCGAGCACCCGGGTGTCCTTACCCGAGCCCGACTCCATTGCTTGTGCGTCGCCTCCCGCGCTGCAGGGGGTGCCGGTGTACCGCCTGCCCGCCCTGCCCTGTGCAACGCCCAGCGTGCATCTGAGTGCCGAGCCACCGCTTGAAGCACCCGGCACCCCACTGCGCGCGGGACTGGCGTTCATGTTACACTGCATCGCCGACGGCCACCCCACACCCCGCCTGCAATGGCAACTTCAGATCCCCGGTGGCACCGTAGTCTTAGAGCCACCAGTTCTGAGCGGGGAGGACGATGGGGTTGGGACGGAGGACGGAGAGGGAGATGGAGATGGGGACTTGCTGACGCAGACCCAAGCCCCAACGCCGATTCCCGCACCCGCTTGGCCCGCGCCCCCAGCCACACCGCGCTTCCTGGCCCTCGCAAACGGCTCCCTGTTGGTCCCCCTCCTGAGTGCCAAGGAGGCGGGCGTCTACACTTGCCGTGCACACAATGAGCTGGGCACCAACTCTACGTCAGTACGTGTGGCGGTGGCAGCAACGGGGCCCCCAAAACACGCGCCTGGCGCCGGGGGAGAACCCGACGGGCAGGCCCCGACCTCTGAGCGCAAGTCCACAGGCAAGGGCCGGGGCAACAGCGTCCTGCCTTCCAAACCCGAGGGCAAAATCAAAGGCCAAGGCCTGGCCAAGGTCAGCATTCTCGGGGAGACCGAGACGGAACCGGAGGAGGACACAGGTGAGGGAGAGGAGGCCGAAGACCAGATCCTCGCGGACCCGGCGGAGGAGCAGCGCTGTGGCAACGGGGATACTTCTCGGTACGTTTCTAACCACGCGTTCAACCAGAGCGCAGAGCTCAAGCCGCACGTCTTCGAGCTGGGCGTCATCGCCCTGGATGTGGCAGAGCGCGAGGCGCGGGTGCAGCTGACGCCGCTGGCTGCGCGCTGGGGCCCTGGGCCCGGCGGGGCTGGCGGAGACCGGCGACCCGGGCGGCGACCCCTGCGCCTACTCTATCTGTGTCCAGCGGGGGGCGGGGCGGCAGTGCAGTGGTCCCGCGTAGAGGAAGGCGTCAACGCCTACTGGTTCCGAGGCCTGCGGCCGGGTACCAACTACTCCGTCTGCCTGGCGCTGGCGGGCGAAGCCTGCCACGTGCAAGTGGTGTTTTCCACCAAGAAGGAGCTCCCATCGCTGCTGGTCATCGTGGCAGTGAGCGTATTCCTCCTGGTGCTGGCCACAGTGCCCCTTCTGGGCGCCGCCTGCTGCCATCTGCTGGCTAAACACCCGGGCAAGCCCTACCGTCTGATCCTGCGGCCTCAGGCCCCTGACCCTATGGAGAAGCGCATCGCCGCGGACTTCGACCCGCGTGCTTCCTACCTGGAGTCCGAGAAAAGCTACCCGGCAGGCGGCGAGGCGGGCGGCGAGGAACCAGAGGACGCACAGGGGGAGGGCCTTGATGAAGACGCGGAGCCGGGAGACCCAAGTGGGGACCTGCAGAGAGAAGAGAGCCTGGCGGCCTGCTCACTGGTGGAGTCCCAGTCCAAGGCCAACCAAGAGGAGTTCGAGGCGGGCTCTGAGTACAGCGATCGGCTGCCCCTGGGAGCCGAGGCGGTCAACATCGCCCAGGAGATTAATGGCAACTACAGGCAGACGGCAGGCTGA